A single region of the Denticeps clupeoides chromosome 18, fDenClu1.1, whole genome shotgun sequence genome encodes:
- the LOC114768198 gene encoding ras-GEF domain-containing family member 1C-like → MPLTRWSGSMFTPGSFCSTLDTEEESTSRGTGAELCQGSLISSASLDTLIQHLVPTTDYYPEKAYVFTFLLSARLFIAPHELLGRVCELCIQQQELANTPLDVAKVKKFGPKILQLLTEWTETFPSDFQEERMVSHINSIIDRIAPCDEVYWKKLDQLLENLKVKLASMNYRDVVIISIAASISDKLVAFKTKLTPIQKDMLSICSDPFILSQQLTHIELEHLRHIGPEEFVQAFVQKDALDSTQPCFTEQEKTSNLEAYVHWFNRLCYLVATEICMPAKKKQRALVIEFLIDVARECFNIGNFNSLMAIISGMNMTPVSRLKKTWAKAKTDKFFILEHQMDPTGNFYNYRTALRGAAHRSQTAQSNREKIVIPFFSLLIKDIYFLNEGCANRLPNGHVNFEKFAELAKQVGEFMIWKQVECPFKQEERILHYLHTAPIFNEDGLCLASYESESPENPLEKERWKSLRSSILGKS, encoded by the exons ATGCCCCTGACTCGCTGGTCCGGCAGTATGTTTACTCCTGGGAGCTTCTGCTCTACTCTGGACACTGAAGAGGAATCAACCTCGCGGGGGACTGGAGCTGAACTCTGCCAAGGATCCCTCATATCATCTGCGTCCCTCGACACTCTTATCCAGCACCTGGTCCCCACCACTGACTATTACCCTGAG AAAGCCTACGTGTTCACTTTTCTCCTGAGCGCTCGCCTCTTCATCGCCCCTCATGAGCTGCTTGGTCGTGTGTGTGAGCTGTGCATTCAGCAGCAGGAGCTGGCGAACACACCCCTGGATGTG gCAAAGGTTAAGAAATTTGGTCCCAAAATCCTGCAGCTCTTGACTGAATGGACGGAAACATTTCCTTCAGACTTCCAGGAGGAAAGGATGGTATCACACATAAACTCCATTATTGACAGGATCGCCCCCTGTGATGAG GTTTACTGGAAGAAGCTCGACCAGCTTCTCGAGAACCTCAAAGTGAAGCTGGCATCTATGAACTATAGAGATGTGGTCATCATTAGCATCGCCGCATCTATCTCTGACAAACTGGTGGCCTTCAAGACCAAGCTGACCCCCATTCAGAAAGACATGCTGAGCATCTGCAGCGACCCCTTCATACTGTCCCAGCAACTCACACACATTGAGCTG GAGCATTTGAGACATATTGGACCTGAGGAGTTTGTACAAGCTTTTGTACAAAAAGATGCCCTAGACAGCACTCAG CCATGCTTCACAGAACAAGAGAAGACGTCTAACCTTGAGGCCTACGTGCATTGGTTCAACAGACTGTGCTATCTGGTGGCTACAGAGATCTGCATG CCAGCCAAGAAGAAGCAGCGTGCCCTGGTGATCGAGTTCCTGATCGATGTGGCGCGGGAATGTTTCAACATTGGAAACTTCAACTCGCTTATGGCCATTATAT CTGGAATGAACATGACTCCTGTTTCACGTCTGAAGAAGACATGGGCAAAAGCCAAGACAGACAAGTTCTTCATTTTAGAG CATCAGATGGATCCAACGGGCAACTTCTACAACTACAGGACCGCTCTGAGAGGAGCTGCGCATCGATCACAAACTGCGCAAAGTAACAGGGAAAAG ATTGTCATTCCCTTCTTCAGTCTGCTCATCAAAGACATCTACTTCCTGAACGAAGGCTGTGCCAACAGACTGCCCAATGGACACGTCAATTTTGAG AAATTTGCTGAGCTGGCAAAGCAGGTGGGAGAGTTCATGATATGGAAGCAGGTGGAGTGTCCCTTTAAGCAGGAGGAGAGGATCCTGCATTACCTCCACACTGCGCCAATTTTCAACGAGGACG GCCTCTGTCTGGCATCCTATGAGAGTGAGAGTCCAGAGAACCCGCTGGAGAAAGAACGCTGGAAATCACTCAG GTCCTCAATTCTGGGAAAGTCCTGA
- the tmem129 gene encoding E3 ubiquitin-protein ligase TM129 — protein MESADVFTLAYVVFSFCFVFTPNEFQSAGLTVQNLFSERLGSEDVAFVQYHVRRATATLLVHSALPLGYYLGMCVVASNSNQLSEHLSSKGWQVYVVVSSSILLSSCLLSLSWCQRQWASHPIPKALAAHAPAQSSWRAVASSINTEFRRIDKFATGVPGARVIVTDTWIIKVTTYYIHVAQQHNSHLTVVSSKQHNMNSSTPVQIVTLRVDSIDSRVQSFNIRLNSTEYSELREKLQAPVRNAANVVVHLTMSELFLEIFRDHVELNQMYERPTTQELEPCVGCMQENANIKLVCQCQTEAASEGGCQQCFCRPMWCLTCMGKWFASRQDQQQPETWLGSRVPCPTCRAKFCILDVCLTR, from the exons ATGGAAAGCGCGGACGTGTTCACGCTGGCGTACGTGGTGTTTTCCTTCTGCTTCGTTTTTACTCCGAACGAGTTCCAGTCGGCGGGCCTGACGGTGCAGAATCTCTTCTCCGAGCGGCTCGGCAGCGAAGATGTCGCTTTTGTCCAGTATCACGTCCGGAGAGCCACCGCCACGCTGCTGGTCCACTCCGCGCTGCCTCTGG GTTACTATCTGGGCATGTGCGTAGTTGCATCCAATAGCAACCAGCTCTCTGAACACTTGTCAAGTAAAGGCTGGCAGGTGTACGTTGTGGTGTCCTCCTCCATCCTGCTGTCCAGCTGCCTGCTGTCCTTGTCCTGGTGTCAGCGGCAGTGGGCCAGCCACCCCATCCCCAAGGCCCTGGCAGCCCACGCACCGGCCCAGTCCAGTTGGAGAGCAGTGGCATCCTCTATCAACACGGAGTTCCGCCGCATTGACAAGTTTGCTACGGGTGTCCCCGGTGCTAGGGTCATTGTCACGGACACATGGATCATTAAGGTGACAACTTATTACATTCATGTGGCCCAGCAGCATAACAGCCACCTGACGGTGGTGAGCTCCAAGCAGCATAACATGAACTCCAGCACGCCGGTACAGATTGTCACCCTCAGGGTGGACAGCATCGACTCCAGAGTCCAGTCCTTCAACATCAG GTTGAACTCCACAGAGTACTCTGAGCTGCGAGAGAAGCTGCAAGCGCCAGTGAGGAACGCTGCCAACGTGGTCGTTCACCTGACCATGAGCGAGCTCTTCCTGGAGATCTTCAGGGATCATGTGGAGCTTAATCAGATGTATGAGAGACCCACGACACAA GAGCTGGAACCCTGCGTAGGCTGCATGCAGGAGAACGCCAACATCAAGCTGGTGTGTCAGTGCCAGACAGAGGCCGCGAGCGAGGGAGGCTGTCAGCAGTGCTTCTGCCGACCCATGTGGTGCCTGACGTGCATGGGCAAGTGGTTCGCCAGCCGGCAGGACCAGCAGCAGCCAGAGACATGGCTGGGCAGCCGAGTGCCTTGTCCCACCTGCCGGGCCAAATTCTGCATTCTGGACGTATGTCTCACCCGTTGA
- the atoh8 gene encoding transcription factor atoh8: protein MRHGGRFLAPLQIQDDPCPAMRNPHLHADADADAAWKDAHAVRKLKRKSREPLRRAAGGDPAEEPVGGRCAALDMRIGAPQPAQPFPQATSADDHPFPRSRTLLAPAVVVGAAAESPRRRLGDAAGVVTEIKAIQQSRRLLANARERTRVHTISAAFEALRKQVPCYSYGQKLSKLAILRIACNYILSLAQLADLDYTPDHSNMSFRECVEQCTRTLQAEGRSKKRKE, encoded by the exons ATGCGCCACGGAGGACGTTTCCTCGCTCCCCTGCAGATCCAGGATGACCCGTGTCCCGCCATGAGGAACCCGCATCTCCACGCCGACGCCGACGCCGACGCCGCCTGGAAGGACGCGCACGCCGTGAGAAAGTTGAAGCGCAAGTCGCGGGAGCCGCTGAGACGCGCGGCCGGCGGGGACCCCGCGGAGGAGCCGGTCGGGGGTCGCTGCGCGGCGCTGGACATGCGGATCGGGGCTCCGCAGCCCGCGCAGCCCTTCCCGCAGGCGACGTCCGCCGACGACCACCCGTTCCCCCGCTCCCGGACCCTCCTGGCGCCCGCCGTGGTCGTCGGCGCGGCGGCCGAGTCTCCGCGGAGGCGCCTGGGAGACGCGGCTGGCGTCGTCACGGAGATCAAAGCGATTCAGCAGAGCCGCAGGCTGCTGGCCAACGCGAGGGAGAGGACGCGGGTCCACACGATCAGCGCCGCGTTCGAGGCGCTCCGTAAACAG GTGCCTTGTTACTCGTATGGACAGAAACTCTCCAAGCTTGCTATATTGAGGATCGCCTGCAACTACATCTTGTCCCTTGCTCAGCTGGCAGACCTGGACTACACCCCTGACCACAGCAACATGAGCTTCAGAGAGTGTGTGGAGCAGTGTACACGTACCCTGCAGGCAGAGGGCCGCTCCAAGaagaggaag GAGTAA
- the vhl gene encoding von Hippel-Lindau disease tumor suppressor: protein MPQDSPEQELRLPLVRSLPSRSPVHVVFCNRSPRVVVPVWINFRGEPQRYEPLRPWSGRRMNTFVGHPWMFRDAESDDPMCVNNKELYLPRALDNGQTPQANITLPVWTLRERCLQVVRKYVQPQHFPQLEIAQSLQQDLADRPSSQRDLLHIARRVEQRLLQEQQQQHT from the exons ATGCCCCAGGACTCTCCAGAGCAGGAGCTCCGTCTCCCGCTCGTCCGCTCCCTCCCGAGCCGGAGCCCGGTCCACGTCGTGTTCTGTAACCGGAGCCCGCGCGTCGTGGTTCCCGTGTGGATCAACTTCCGCGGGGAGCCGCAGCGGTACGAGCCTCTCCGGCCCTGGAGCGGCCGGCGAATGAACACTTTTGTCG GTCATCCGTGGATGTTCCGTGATGCAGAGTCAGACGATCCAATGTGCGTGAACAATAAAGAGCTGTATCTGCCCAGGGCTCTGGACAACGGGCAGACCCCACAGGCCAACATAACCCTGCCAG TGTGGACGTTGCGAGAACGTTGCCTTCAGGTTGTGCGGAAGTATGTGCAACCACAGCATTTTCCTCAGCTGGAGATCGCCCAGAGTCTCCAACAGGACCTCGCCGACCGGCCCAGCTCCCAGAGAGACCTGCTGCACATCGCCCGGCGCGTGGAGCAGAGGCTGCTGCAGgagcaacagcagcaacacacaTGA